The following coding sequences are from one Lolium rigidum isolate FL_2022 chromosome 6, APGP_CSIRO_Lrig_0.1, whole genome shotgun sequence window:
- the LOC124666381 gene encoding RING-H2 finger protein ATL74-like, with translation MGAHARSLSWYMGQSGSQPPPSPNNEAQRALSSSSGGSDASFDTNMVIILAALLFALLFALGLNSLARCLIRWARTASGEAGDGEEGAATTTSRGGLKKRALRSLPIEVYGACTTAGSAPPAPADDVCAICLGEFEDGDKVRVLPRCGHEFHVRCVDTWLASRDSCPTCRDAVLSGAAAGRSGLRQGSADGAAVTVIIA, from the coding sequence ATGGGCGCGCACGCCAGGTCCCTGAGCTGGTACATGGGCCAGTCGGGCTCGCAGCCGCCGCCGAGCCCCAACAACGAGGCGCAGCGCGcgctcagcagcagcagcggcggcagcgACGCCAGCTTCGACACCAACATGGTGATCATCCTCGCGGCGCTGCTCTTCGCGCTTCTCTTCGCGCTGGGGCTCAACTCGCTGGCGCGCTGCCTCATCCGCTGGGCGCGGACCGCCTCGGGggaggccggcgacggcgaggagggcGCGGCCACCACGACGTCGCGGGGCGGGCTCAAGAAGCGCGCGCTCAGGAGCCTCCCCATCGAAGTCTACGGCGCGTGCACGACCGCCGGCTCCGCCCCGCCCGCGCCGGCGGACGACGTCTGCGCCATCTGCCTCGGCGAGTTCGAGGACGGCGACAAGGTGCGCGTGCTCCCGCGCTGCGGCCACGAGTTCCACGTCCGCTGCGTCGACACCTGGCTCGCCTCGCGCGACTCTTGCCCCACCTGCCGGGACGCGGTGctcagcggcgccgccgccggacgcAGCGGCTTGCGGCAGGGGAGCGCCGACGGTGCAGCCGTCACGGTCATCATCGCGTGA